In Mongoliitalea daihaiensis, one DNA window encodes the following:
- a CDS encoding 3-hydroxyacyl-CoA dehydrogenase family protein — MKNIAVIGSGTMGNGIAHVFAQYGYVVALIDINQQALDKALATIGKNMDRQVSKGTLSQADKDAAISKINAFTSLADGVANADLVVEAATENISIKLDLFRQLDELCKPEAILATNTSSISITKIGAVTKRPDKVIGMHFMNPVPVMKLVEVIRGYATSDEVTAMTMALSKKLEKVPVEVNDYPGFVANRILMPMINEAIYTLYEGVAGIEEIDTVMKLGMAHPMGPLQLADFIGLDVCLSILKVLHDGFGNPKYAPCPLLVNMVEAGYKGAKTGEGFYKYTPGSKELIVSPRFK, encoded by the coding sequence ATGAAAAACATCGCAGTAATAGGCTCTGGAACCATGGGAAATGGTATTGCCCATGTATTTGCACAGTATGGATATGTAGTCGCTTTGATTGACATCAATCAGCAAGCCTTAGATAAAGCATTGGCAACAATTGGTAAAAATATGGATAGACAAGTATCCAAAGGAACTTTGTCACAAGCCGATAAAGATGCCGCTATTTCAAAAATTAATGCCTTTACTAGTTTGGCTGATGGTGTGGCAAATGCCGATTTAGTCGTAGAAGCAGCCACTGAAAATATCTCCATTAAATTGGATCTTTTCCGCCAATTGGACGAGCTATGCAAGCCAGAAGCCATTCTCGCAACCAATACTTCTTCCATTTCGATTACTAAAATTGGCGCTGTTACTAAACGTCCAGACAAGGTAATCGGTATGCATTTTATGAACCCTGTACCAGTGATGAAATTGGTAGAGGTGATTCGTGGATATGCTACTTCAGACGAAGTAACTGCTATGACCATGGCGCTTTCCAAAAAGTTGGAAAAAGTACCAGTTGAGGTGAATGACTATCCAGGATTCGTGGCAAATCGTATTTTAATGCCTATGATTAATGAGGCTATTTACACATTGTATGAGGGAGTCGCAGGAATTGAAGAAATTGATACCGTAATGAAACTTGGGATGGCTCACCCAATGGGACCTTTACAGTTGGCAGACTTTATAGGGTTGGATGTATGTCTTTCCATTTTGAAAGTTTTACATGACGGCTTTGGGAATCCAAAATATGCTCCTTGCCCTCTCCTAGTAAACATGGTAGAAGCAGGTTATAAAGGTGCCAAGACTGGAGAAGGCTTCTACAAATACACTCCAGGAAGCAAAGAACTTATCGTTTCCCCAAGATTTAAATAA
- a CDS encoding AbgT family transporter gives MSNTTAGKKSFLDRFLDFIEKAGNKLPDPAILFLGLMLLTWVISAVLAPIDFNAFDPRTGESLRIQNMLTGERLAAFFANMTSVFINFAPLGVVLLAMLGVGVAEHSGFINAGLKYVLGVTPKMLLTPILVLVGIVSHTAADAGYVLVIPLGGVIFYAAGRHPLAGIAAAFAGVSGGFSANFIPSSIDPLIQSFTQSAAQIVDPEIILNPLNNYYFTSFSSILVVVVVWFVTDRIIEPRLQKNVQVDENLEDVPKMEAITDSEKKAFWKAFVTLAVGVLLLVIWVIPENSAMRNPAGEITAGDAPLMKSIVPLIFVLFWIPGMVYGFASKTYASMKDMVMSMSKSMGSMSYYIVMAFFCALFIDAFTQSKIGSLTALKGAEFLKSLQLPGQVTIVGILLLTAFVNLLVGSASAKWALISPIFVPMLMQLGISPDLTQAAYRVGDSVSNIITPLLPYFPLIVVFCQKYVKSTGIGTLVSIMIPYSLALLVTWTIFLLLYWALGIPLGIQATYEYIGF, from the coding sequence ATGAGCAACACTACAGCAGGAAAGAAAAGTTTTTTGGACCGTTTCTTAGATTTTATTGAAAAAGCAGGAAATAAACTACCGGATCCGGCCATCTTGTTTTTAGGTTTAATGCTTCTAACGTGGGTGATTTCGGCTGTTTTGGCCCCCATTGATTTCAATGCTTTTGATCCACGTACAGGTGAGTCCCTTCGTATTCAAAATATGTTGACTGGGGAGCGCTTAGCAGCATTTTTCGCCAATATGACCTCCGTTTTCATCAATTTCGCTCCATTGGGAGTAGTATTGTTGGCGATGTTAGGGGTTGGAGTTGCTGAGCATAGTGGATTTATCAATGCAGGTTTAAAATATGTCTTGGGCGTAACGCCAAAGATGTTATTAACACCCATATTGGTTTTGGTTGGTATTGTAAGTCATACTGCTGCAGACGCCGGATATGTTCTGGTAATTCCCTTGGGAGGTGTAATTTTTTACGCTGCTGGCCGTCATCCATTAGCTGGGATTGCAGCTGCTTTTGCTGGTGTATCGGGTGGGTTTTCAGCAAATTTCATCCCATCCAGCATTGATCCTCTTATTCAAAGTTTTACACAATCTGCTGCTCAAATTGTAGATCCAGAGATCATATTAAACCCCTTGAATAATTACTATTTCACTTCTTTCTCTTCCATTTTAGTAGTCGTCGTAGTTTGGTTTGTGACCGATCGTATCATAGAACCACGATTACAAAAAAATGTGCAAGTAGATGAAAACTTAGAAGATGTACCAAAGATGGAGGCTATCACGGATTCTGAAAAAAAGGCATTTTGGAAAGCTTTTGTCACGTTGGCTGTTGGAGTTTTGTTGCTGGTAATTTGGGTAATTCCTGAGAACTCTGCCATGAGAAACCCCGCTGGTGAAATTACTGCTGGAGATGCTCCTTTGATGAAAAGTATTGTGCCACTCATTTTTGTTTTGTTTTGGATTCCAGGGATGGTATATGGATTTGCCTCCAAAACCTATGCATCCATGAAAGATATGGTCATGTCTATGAGTAAATCCATGGGCAGTATGTCATATTATATCGTTATGGCATTTTTCTGTGCACTATTTATTGATGCTTTCACGCAGTCAAAGATTGGGTCATTAACTGCCTTAAAAGGTGCGGAATTCCTAAAATCGCTCCAACTTCCAGGGCAAGTTACTATTGTGGGGATCTTGTTACTAACCGCATTTGTCAACTTGTTGGTGGGTTCTGCTTCTGCTAAATGGGCCTTAATCAGTCCTATATTTGTACCGATGTTGATGCAGTTAGGGATTTCTCCCGATTTGACACAGGCGGCTTATAGAGTAGGGGATTCCGTATCGAATATCATCACTCCTTTGTTGCCATATTTTCCATTGATCGTTGTTTTTTGCCAAAAATATGTCAAATCAACAGGAATTGGAACGTTGGTATCTATCATGATTCCTTATTCACTCGCGCTCTTGGTAACATGGACCATATTCCTCTTGCTTTATTGGGCTTTAGGCATTCCTTTGGGCATACAAGCGACGTATGAATATATAGGGTTTTAA
- a CDS encoding DUF1573 domain-containing protein has protein sequence MKISIKTLIIALITFFLVNPVDAQEIERKLLDWQNKSLYIGPVVAENGSSTVEFFGKNPYADSLVITDVITDCGCTVVEYSKDTLVQDDMFRLTVSYNSDYRGGEFKKYVLVRSNLDIYGDTLVIEGINFPVVDDPVKNFPYRVGPLGFRLPMINMGQVFTNEPKLKFYDVYNFSNEAVSLADLAVQNWPQHIQITFEPALIEAGQRALVSLMFDAENAGAFGYYRENLQVQLNDGESYELGLTGSILEYFEPVPQSMASVIPRLHISNTEVDFKEISSSKLVQKVFDFSNLGQEPLLIRQVSSSCECVQIDLPKNELFPGEKIEVLITFDPKGRKGIDHKHVTVFTNDPINPVRTITLRSMIK, from the coding sequence ATGAAAATCTCGATAAAAACCTTAATTATTGCTTTAATTACTTTTTTTCTAGTCAATCCAGTTGATGCTCAGGAAATTGAGCGAAAGTTATTAGATTGGCAAAATAAATCATTGTACATAGGGCCTGTTGTAGCAGAGAATGGTAGCAGTACAGTGGAGTTTTTCGGAAAAAATCCCTACGCGGATTCTTTAGTAATTACTGATGTAATTACAGATTGCGGTTGTACAGTGGTAGAATACAGCAAAGACACACTGGTTCAAGATGATATGTTCCGTCTTACTGTTTCTTATAATTCTGACTACAGAGGAGGGGAATTTAAAAAATATGTACTCGTCCGATCCAATTTAGATATTTATGGAGATACCTTGGTAATTGAAGGAATTAACTTTCCTGTAGTTGACGATCCAGTTAAAAACTTTCCGTACCGAGTAGGGCCATTAGGATTTAGACTTCCTATGATCAATATGGGACAGGTTTTTACGAATGAACCGAAATTGAAATTTTATGATGTTTACAATTTCAGTAATGAAGCTGTAAGTCTCGCAGATTTAGCAGTTCAAAATTGGCCGCAGCACATACAGATTACTTTTGAACCTGCATTGATAGAAGCGGGACAAAGAGCATTGGTAAGTCTAATGTTCGATGCGGAGAATGCAGGTGCATTTGGTTATTATAGAGAAAATTTGCAAGTCCAATTAAATGATGGTGAATCTTACGAGCTTGGTTTGACAGGTTCAATTTTAGAGTATTTTGAACCTGTCCCCCAAAGCATGGCATCAGTCATTCCAAGATTGCATATTTCAAATACAGAAGTTGACTTCAAAGAAATCAGTTCTTCAAAACTTGTACAGAAAGTTTTTGATTTTAGTAATTTAGGGCAAGAGCCCTTACTTATTCGTCAAGTGAGCAGTTCTTGTGAATGTGTGCAAATAGATTTACCTAAAAATGAACTGTTTCCAGGAGAAAAGATAGAAGTTTTGATCACTTTTGATCCTAAGGGAAGAAAAGGAATTGATCACAAGCATGTTACTGTTTTTACCAATGACCCCATCAATCCTGTAAGAACGATTACGCTTAGAAGTATGATTAAGTAA
- a CDS encoding YkgJ family cysteine cluster protein has protein sequence MSEFLEDFKQLSKSLIAQHKKMLPKLKRIKSKDLDQHFSQAHEEKFKKMDCLTCANCCKTTSPIFIQTDIDRLAKVFRMKPSEFTEEYLFRDGEGDFVLKSSPCPFLNEDNTCLVYDERPKACREYPHTNRKNMHGILNLTLQNTLVCPVVLEIFQDFDKDFRK, from the coding sequence ATGAGTGAATTTTTAGAGGATTTCAAGCAGTTGAGTAAGTCATTAATTGCGCAGCATAAAAAAATGCTTCCAAAGTTGAAAAGGATAAAAAGTAAAGATTTGGATCAGCATTTTTCACAAGCTCATGAGGAAAAGTTTAAGAAAATGGATTGTCTGACTTGTGCGAATTGCTGCAAAACTACCAGTCCTATTTTTATCCAAACCGATATTGATCGACTGGCTAAGGTTTTTCGGATGAAACCGTCTGAGTTTACAGAAGAATACCTTTTTAGAGATGGAGAAGGGGATTTTGTGTTAAAGAGCAGTCCCTGTCCGTTTTTAAATGAGGACAACACTTGCCTAGTCTATGACGAACGGCCAAAGGCTTGTCGGGAATATCCACACACGAATCGAAAAAATATGCATGGAATTTTAAATTTGACTTTGCAAAACACGCTTGTGTGTCCAGTTGTTTTGGAAATCTTTCAAGACTTTGATAAAGATTTTAGGAAGTAA
- a CDS encoding DUF4236 domain-containing protein, whose amino-acid sequence MEKVQSRLPLLLLGIFGIWSAITPTIIPLLGTLASSIAVFFWYKKKTEQKKLIQRFELLKDFGPSQQSKETWIAETKEFTQSNTSVLALHTAFCWLENQLSEGSVQEVKSTLGFLPIQPVELQKITTYIYQTIVDESLADHQLSTKEENLLKEIESKWEIPPHKIKEEASLIKQFQELRLIEEKELSETSFSRALVRGEQAYFEGKGKFLTRRILQSWQENKQRVKEIGFQIDLEGILRIGSRQIEIEDGRQNRSYPINQIENITLSLEDGVIELSLRNRKNPVILTSEDLITVAGIIQKLTFI is encoded by the coding sequence TTGGAGAAAGTACAAAGCAGACTTCCTCTCCTATTGCTAGGAATTTTTGGGATTTGGTCCGCTATAACTCCTACGATCATACCCTTGCTTGGCACTTTAGCCAGCAGCATTGCAGTATTTTTTTGGTACAAGAAAAAAACGGAACAAAAAAAACTAATTCAAAGATTCGAACTGCTAAAAGATTTTGGACCATCGCAGCAAAGCAAAGAAACTTGGATTGCTGAAACAAAAGAATTTACTCAATCAAATACTTCGGTTTTGGCTTTGCATACTGCGTTTTGTTGGTTAGAAAACCAACTCTCTGAAGGGTCCGTTCAAGAGGTAAAATCAACTTTAGGCTTTCTCCCTATACAACCTGTTGAATTACAAAAAATAACTACATATATCTATCAAACTATTGTAGATGAATCTCTTGCAGATCATCAATTAAGTACGAAAGAAGAGAACCTACTCAAAGAAATTGAAAGCAAATGGGAAATCCCACCACATAAAATAAAGGAGGAAGCGTCTTTAATTAAACAATTTCAAGAACTCAGATTAATTGAAGAGAAGGAGCTCTCTGAGACATCTTTTAGTAGGGCTCTCGTAAGAGGGGAACAAGCCTATTTTGAAGGAAAAGGAAAATTTTTAACTCGACGAATTTTACAAAGCTGGCAAGAAAATAAGCAACGAGTAAAAGAAATCGGCTTTCAGATAGACCTTGAAGGAATTCTAAGAATAGGAAGTAGACAGATTGAAATTGAAGATGGACGTCAAAATCGAAGTTATCCTATCAATCAAATAGAAAATATCACGCTCTCTTTAGAAGACGGTGTCATAGAGCTCAGCCTTCGAAACCGGAAAAATCCTGTTATTTTGACAAGTGAAGACCTCATTACTGTTGCTGGAATTATCCAAAAGTTAACTTTTATCTGA
- a CDS encoding YtxH domain-containing protein — MSSTKFILGALVGAVVGVQIGILVAPDKGEVTRKKISKKSSEYMDELTSTLNGYFDGLTKKVSAATEEVDKLAKKAKAEADKLTK; from the coding sequence ATGAGTTCTACAAAATTTATTTTAGGCGCCCTTGTTGGTGCAGTAGTGGGTGTACAAATTGGTATTTTGGTTGCTCCTGATAAAGGTGAAGTCACTAGGAAAAAAATCAGTAAGAAAAGCAGTGAGTATATGGATGAGCTTACTTCCACGTTGAATGGGTATTTTGATGGCCTAACCAAAAAAGTAAGCGCAGCAACAGAAGAAGTGGATAAACTAGCTAAAAAAGCAAAAGCTGAAGCAGACAAGTTGACAAAATAA
- the serA gene encoding phosphoglycerate dehydrogenase, whose protein sequence is MPRNKKFIIDFDSTFTQVEALDVLGEISLAHDPKKEEKLHAIKEITDLGMEGSLNFRESLERRLEILQANKSQIQELIAALKQKVSKSFHRNREFLQEHAADIIIISNGFKDFITPIVGEYGIKPENVFANEFIYDGDGKIIDFNRDNILSKNGGKPEIIKSLHLEGDIYVIGDGYTDYEIKASGLANKFYAFTENVARPKVTSKADHIAPSLDEILYINKMNKKFSYPKSRINVLLLENVHPIGVELMQEEGYNVEVISSALSEDELAEKIKNVSILGIRSKTNVTKKVLENANRLISIGAFCIGTNQIDLDTCTKKGIAVFNAPFSNTRSVVEMAIAEIIFLMRNFHDKSLGMHQGIWDKSATGSFEIRGKKLGIVGYGNIGAQLSVLAENMGLDVYYYDVIEKLALGNATKLDSLEELLRISDVVSLHVDGRKDNKNILDAEKIALMKKGSYLVNLSRGHVVDIQALKAALETGHIAGTAIDVFPEEPKNNSEPFVSELMGMPNTILTPHIGGSTLEAQVNIARFVPGKIMEYINTGNTYNSVNFPNIQLPFLKEAHRLIHIHQNEPGILAKINQCLAHHEINIVGQYLKTNESIGYVITDINKVYSPEVIDAMKNIPGTIRFRVLY, encoded by the coding sequence ATGCCAAGAAATAAAAAATTCATCATTGATTTTGATAGTACATTTACCCAAGTAGAAGCCTTGGATGTTTTAGGAGAAATTTCTCTTGCTCACGACCCTAAAAAAGAAGAAAAACTTCATGCGATCAAGGAAATTACAGACTTAGGGATGGAAGGCAGCCTAAATTTTCGTGAAAGTTTGGAACGAAGATTGGAAATTTTACAGGCCAATAAATCTCAGATTCAAGAATTGATTGCCGCACTTAAACAAAAGGTGTCAAAGTCTTTTCATAGAAATAGGGAGTTTCTTCAAGAACACGCAGCTGACATCATCATTATTTCCAATGGATTTAAGGATTTTATTACTCCGATCGTTGGGGAATATGGTATCAAGCCTGAAAATGTATTTGCCAATGAGTTTATTTATGATGGAGATGGCAAAATAATAGATTTCAACAGGGATAATATTTTATCCAAGAATGGAGGTAAGCCTGAAATTATTAAAAGTCTTCATTTAGAGGGAGATATTTACGTAATTGGTGATGGTTATACAGATTATGAAATTAAAGCCTCTGGTTTAGCCAATAAATTTTATGCCTTTACGGAAAATGTGGCTCGTCCAAAGGTTACCTCAAAAGCAGATCATATAGCTCCTAGTTTAGACGAAATTTTATATATCAATAAAATGAACAAAAAATTTTCATACCCCAAAAGCCGTATTAATGTACTTTTATTAGAGAATGTACATCCAATTGGTGTTGAACTGATGCAGGAAGAAGGCTACAACGTGGAAGTCATTTCCTCTGCTTTGTCTGAGGACGAGTTAGCAGAAAAGATCAAAAATGTGAGTATTTTGGGGATTCGATCCAAAACGAACGTAACCAAAAAAGTGCTTGAAAATGCGAATCGCTTGATTTCAATCGGAGCGTTTTGTATTGGCACCAATCAGATTGATTTGGACACATGTACCAAAAAAGGTATTGCAGTCTTCAATGCCCCTTTTAGTAATACACGATCCGTAGTGGAAATGGCTATTGCGGAAATCATCTTCTTGATGCGTAATTTCCACGACAAAAGTTTGGGAATGCACCAAGGAATCTGGGATAAATCTGCAACTGGTAGCTTTGAAATCAGAGGTAAAAAACTGGGTATCGTTGGTTATGGGAATATTGGAGCTCAACTTTCTGTCTTGGCAGAGAATATGGGATTGGATGTTTACTATTACGATGTCATTGAAAAATTAGCTTTGGGAAATGCCACCAAACTGGACTCTCTAGAGGAATTACTTCGTATATCTGATGTTGTTTCCTTGCATGTGGATGGACGAAAAGACAATAAAAATATCCTTGATGCGGAGAAAATTGCGCTCATGAAGAAGGGTAGTTATTTGGTCAATCTAAGTAGGGGACATGTGGTAGATATACAGGCTTTGAAAGCAGCCTTAGAAACTGGACACATTGCTGGTACCGCAATTGATGTTTTTCCTGAAGAACCTAAGAATAATTCAGAGCCATTTGTCTCTGAGTTAATGGGAATGCCTAATACGATCCTGACTCCACATATAGGAGGTTCTACCTTAGAAGCACAAGTAAATATAGCCCGTTTTGTACCTGGTAAAATCATGGAGTATATCAATACAGGTAATACGTATAATTCTGTGAACTTCCCCAATATTCAGTTGCCGTTTTTAAAGGAAGCACATCGACTGATTCACATCCATCAAAATGAACCAGGGATTTTGGCCAAAATCAATCAATGCTTGGCACACCATGAGATCAATATCGTAGGCCAATACTTAAAAACTAATGAAAGTATAGGTTATGTGATTACAGATATCAATAAGGTGTATTCTCCTGAGGTGATCGATGCAATGAAGAATATCCCTGGAACGATTCGTTTTCGAGTGCTTTATTAA
- the trpS gene encoding tryptophan--tRNA ligase: MARVLTGIQSSGRPHLGNILGAIVPAIRLTKDTSNESFIFIADFHSLTSIKDGELRKENTLAVAAAWLAFGLDIEKTVFYRQSMIPEVAELTWYLSCFTPFPMLANAHSFKDKSDRLADVNAGLFTYPVLMAADILLYSANIVPVGKDQLQHLEMARDIASSFNHRMEEDIFTLPEARISEEVMIIPGTDGQKMSKSYNNYIDVFLPEKALKKNINSIITDSTGLEEPKNPDTCNVFKLYSLIGSESQTQDLRSKYLAGNFGYGHAKKEFLDLILSEYAEERKTFEYFMSNPQELEEKLSEGEQKAREEATIILSKVRQKLGFRS; this comes from the coding sequence ATGGCAAGAGTATTAACAGGCATTCAAAGTTCTGGAAGACCTCACCTTGGAAACATTCTTGGTGCGATCGTTCCAGCTATCAGATTAACCAAAGATACATCCAATGAGTCTTTTATCTTTATCGCTGATTTTCATTCCTTGACTTCCATTAAAGATGGTGAGTTGAGAAAAGAAAACACTTTAGCCGTAGCAGCGGCTTGGCTTGCGTTCGGTTTAGATATTGAAAAAACTGTTTTTTACCGACAATCCATGATCCCTGAAGTAGCTGAACTGACATGGTATCTGAGCTGTTTTACCCCTTTCCCTATGTTAGCAAATGCTCATAGCTTTAAGGATAAATCAGACCGCTTAGCCGATGTAAATGCAGGACTCTTTACCTATCCTGTCCTTATGGCGGCAGACATCCTGCTATACAGCGCCAACATTGTGCCTGTAGGAAAAGATCAGTTACAACATTTGGAAATGGCTAGGGATATAGCAAGTTCATTTAACCATCGAATGGAAGAGGATATCTTCACCCTTCCAGAGGCTAGGATTTCGGAAGAAGTCATGATTATTCCAGGTACGGATGGTCAAAAAATGAGCAAGTCCTACAATAATTACATTGATGTATTTCTTCCAGAAAAAGCTTTGAAGAAAAACATCAATAGCATAATTACCGATTCCACAGGCTTAGAAGAACCCAAGAATCCGGATACCTGCAACGTATTTAAGTTATACAGTTTGATTGGTAGCGAAAGCCAAACTCAGGATTTACGGTCAAAATATCTAGCAGGTAATTTCGGTTACGGTCATGCTAAAAAAGAGTTTCTAGACTTGATCCTTTCGGAATACGCGGAAGAAAGAAAGACGTTCGAGTATTTTATGAGCAACCCTCAAGAGCTCGAAGAAAAATTATCAGAAGGAGAACAGAAAGCAAGGGAAGAAGCTACAATCATATTGAGCAAAGTCCGTCAAAAGTTGGGATTCAGGTCATGA
- a CDS encoding ROK family protein translates to MSNHEQYFLGVDVGGTHLKIGLVNKSGDILSFDKVDTAPYRDDPKGFNTKFVEGMEGILAKYPEVSKVGIGLPGLISKDRTTTLEIPAIPALNGFNLKGALKEKYPSISFFLENDAAAAAIGEYRYGKNNPPENFLFITMGTGIGSALILGGEVFKGGRGNAMEMGHMLSRGNEGLEKLIGRQGILRIMERFIKGYPRLVGELENKELGTHLLVDSAKNGNEVSLMVFEEVGRVLGESIVSAIRLLDVNHVYFGGGISAGLEFMMPSMEKTVRQFLTPYYVKDLLLTKATLENNAGTLGAAALCFMED, encoded by the coding sequence ATGAGTAACCATGAGCAATATTTTTTAGGTGTAGATGTAGGAGGCACACATCTAAAAATCGGTTTAGTGAATAAATCCGGTGATATCCTTTCTTTTGATAAAGTTGACACCGCACCCTATCGAGATGACCCCAAAGGCTTTAATACCAAGTTTGTGGAAGGTATGGAAGGTATTTTGGCCAAGTACCCTGAGGTGTCGAAAGTTGGAATAGGTCTGCCTGGTTTGATATCGAAAGATAGAACAACCACCTTGGAAATTCCGGCCATCCCTGCGTTAAACGGATTTAATCTGAAAGGGGCCTTGAAAGAAAAGTACCCAAGTATTTCCTTTTTTTTAGAGAATGATGCCGCCGCCGCTGCAATCGGTGAGTATCGTTATGGAAAAAATAATCCACCTGAAAACTTCTTGTTTATTACCATGGGTACAGGAATTGGGAGTGCTTTAATCTTAGGAGGGGAAGTTTTCAAAGGTGGTAGAGGTAATGCCATGGAAATGGGGCATATGTTATCGCGAGGCAACGAAGGATTGGAAAAACTTATAGGAAGACAGGGGATTTTACGGATTATGGAGCGATTTATTAAAGGTTATCCCCGCTTGGTAGGTGAATTGGAAAATAAAGAATTAGGTACTCATTTGTTGGTAGACAGTGCAAAGAATGGAAATGAAGTTTCTTTAATGGTCTTTGAAGAAGTGGGGAGAGTTTTGGGGGAATCCATCGTTTCTGCAATTCGTCTTTTAGACGTCAACCATGTTTATTTTGGGGGTGGAATCTCAGCTGGCTTAGAATTTATGATGCCTTCTATGGAAAAAACAGTGAGGCAATTTTTAACCCCTTATTATGTAAAGGATTTGTTGCTTACGAAGGCAACTTTAGAAAATAATGCCGGTACCTTGGGAGCAGCGGCGCTATGTTTTATGGAAGATTGA
- a CDS encoding CvfB family protein — translation MRELGKVSSLLINRFSPHGAYLALQDGGEVLLPQSYLSGSEKEGEEIEVFVYTDSEDRPVAVTNRPKMLLDEFEVLEVKEVTTFGAFLDWGLPKDLFVPKAEMGKPMEAGGKYLVMLCKDHKTERLIGVSKYEDFLLRDTEGFEAGKEVEILIFEETDLGFKVLIEGDFEGLLYKNEVFEQVQVGDRKKAFIKKRREDGKLDVQLLPIGRAKYEEGAEKILEILKVRKFLPLHDKSSPESIKELLGMSKKHFKQSIGQLYKAQRIKILDHGIEINN, via the coding sequence ATGCGCGAATTAGGAAAAGTCAGTTCATTACTCATCAATCGATTCTCACCACATGGGGCTTATCTTGCACTCCAAGATGGGGGAGAGGTATTGCTTCCACAGTCATATTTGTCCGGGAGTGAAAAGGAAGGAGAAGAAATCGAGGTTTTTGTTTATACAGATAGTGAAGATAGACCTGTAGCGGTCACCAATCGTCCCAAAATGCTACTGGACGAGTTTGAGGTGTTGGAGGTAAAGGAAGTGACTACATTTGGAGCTTTTTTGGATTGGGGATTACCCAAAGATTTATTTGTCCCTAAAGCAGAAATGGGAAAACCAATGGAAGCTGGGGGCAAGTATCTAGTCATGTTGTGCAAAGATCATAAGACTGAACGATTGATTGGGGTGTCTAAATATGAGGATTTTTTACTTCGAGATACAGAAGGATTTGAAGCAGGGAAAGAAGTTGAGATATTAATTTTTGAAGAAACAGATTTAGGCTTCAAAGTCTTGATTGAAGGGGATTTTGAAGGGTTATTGTACAAAAATGAAGTATTTGAGCAGGTACAAGTTGGTGATCGGAAAAAGGCCTTTATCAAAAAAAGAAGAGAAGATGGAAAACTTGATGTGCAACTACTTCCCATCGGTAGGGCTAAATACGAGGAAGGGGCCGAAAAAATCCTAGAAATTTTAAAAGTCCGGAAATTTTTGCCCCTTCATGATAAATCATCCCCTGAGTCTATCAAAGAGTTATTGGGAATGAGTAAAAAACATTTCAAACAATCGATCGGTCAATTATACAAAGCTCAAAGAATCAAAATTTTGGATCATGGGATTGAAATCAATAACTAA
- a CDS encoding deoxynucleoside kinase — MHIAVSGNIGSGKTTLSIKLAKHYGWHAELEAVDNNPYLADFYEDMKRWSFHLQVFFLNSRFNQIQRIRESGISVVQDRTIYEDAYIFAANLAKSNLISDRDYENYLALFHSMINYVKAPDLLIYLKADIPKLVGQIEKRGRDYENAIRIDYLKNLNSHYEEWIEGYDKGKLLIVDVNDMDFVAHPEDFSSIVQKVDREIYGLFS, encoded by the coding sequence ATGCATATAGCAGTATCCGGCAATATCGGAAGCGGTAAAACCACCCTATCCATAAAACTAGCCAAACATTATGGTTGGCATGCTGAATTAGAAGCCGTCGATAACAATCCATACTTGGCAGACTTTTACGAAGACATGAAGCGCTGGTCATTCCACTTGCAGGTATTTTTCTTAAACAGTCGATTTAATCAGATTCAGCGAATTCGGGAAAGTGGGATTTCTGTTGTCCAAGATCGGACTATTTATGAAGATGCTTATATTTTCGCAGCCAATTTGGCTAAATCCAACCTCATTTCAGACAGGGATTATGAAAATTATTTAGCCTTATTCCATTCAATGATCAATTATGTCAAAGCTCCCGACTTATTGATTTATCTCAAGGCGGATATCCCAAAATTGGTAGGTCAAATTGAAAAAAGAGGCAGAGACTACGAAAATGCTATACGAATCGATTACCTTAAAAATCTCAACTCACATTATGAAGAATGGATTGAGGGGTATGATAAAGGTAAACTTTTGATTGTCGATGTAAATGATATGGACTTTGTGGCCCATCCGGAAGATTTTTCTTCTATCGTTCAAAAAGTAGACAGAGAAATCTATGGCTTATTTTCTTAG